TTCCCGGTCGTCGAAGGCCTCCACGGCAAACGTCAGTTTCTTGCCGGCGAGCTCCACCAGCTCGGCTCTCGCCCGCACGGTCATCCCCACCGGCGTCGCCGCCAGATGGGAGATTTCCACCCGCGTGCCGACCGAGCCCTCGCCGTCGGCGAGATAAGGCTTGAGGGCAGCGATCGCGGCCTGCTCCATAAGGGCCACAAGCAGCGGGGTGGCAAACACGGCCGCCCCCTTGTTGCCGAAGCGCTCGGCGGTATTGTCGGCCGTCACGGTCACAGCCGCTTCACCGGCGGCGCCGACGGTCAGCGCGTTCCCCATACTTCGTCGTCCCCCCGGCGGAAAGTATACACGACCTTCGGACCCGGCTCATCGGCGGGAGTAGGGGTAGCGTTCACGGGAGCGGCCTGGGGCTGATCCTCGGCCGGCTTCTCCTTCTCCTCGATCTTGCCGTTGTCCAGCAGCTGCTGGAGCTCCGAGCCTTCCAGCGTCTCGCGCTCGATCAGCGCGTCGGCGACGATGTGAAGCTTATCCATATTGGTCTTGAGCATCTCTTCCGTCTTGGCGTAGGCATCCTCGATCAGACGGCGGACCTCCTTGTCGATCGAGTAGGCCACCTCTTCGCTGTAGTTGCGGTCGCGGGCGATATCGCGGCCGAGGAATACCTGCTGGTCCTGGCGCCGGCCGAAGGTGATCGGCCCCAGCACCTCGCTCATGCCATACTCGGTGATCATCTTGCGCACCAGCTCGGTGGCCCGCTCCAGGTCGTTCTGGGCCCCGGTGCTGATCTCGTTCAGCACCAGCGCCTCGGCCACCCGGCCGCCCAGCAGCGTCTTGAGCTGGTCGAGCAGTTCGGACCGTGTCGCGTAGTAGCGGTCCTCCTTGGGGAGCATGAGCGTGTAGCCGCCCGCCCGCCCGCGGGGGATGATCGACACCTTATGCACAGGGTCGGTATGGGTCAGCATCATGCCGACCAGGGCGTGCCCGGCCTCATGATACGCGGTGAGTTTCTTCTCCTTGTCGCTGATAACCTTGCTCTTGCGCTCCGGCCCGGCGACCACCCGCTCCACCGACTCCTCCAGCTCGGGCATGTCGATGCGCTTCTTGTTGCGGCGGGCGGCGAGCAGCGCGGCTTCGTTGATCAGATTGCTGAGGTCGGCGCCGGTAAAGCCCGGCGTCCGGCGGGCCAGCACTTCCAGGCTGACATCCTTGGCCAGCGGCTTACCCTTGGTGTGAACCTTGAGGATCTCCTGGCGGCCCTTCACATCCGGCCGGTCGACCACCACCTGGCGGTCGAAGCGTCCCGGCCTGAGGAGGGCGGGGTCGAGAATGTCCGGGCGGTTGGTGGCGGCGATGATGATGATCCCCTCGTTGACGCCGAAACCGTCCATCTCAACCAGCAATTGGTTGAGGGTCTGCTCGCGCTCGTCGTGGCCGCCGCCGAGGCCTGCGCCCCGCTGCCGGCCGACGGCGTCGATCTCGTCGATGAAAACGATGCACGGCGCGTTTTTCTTCGCCTGCTCGAACAGGTCGCGCACCCTCGAGGCGCCCACGCCGACGAACATTTCGACGAAGTCCGAGCCGCTGATGCTGAAAAACGGCACCCCGGACTCGCCGGCCACCGCGCGGGCGAGCAGCGTCTTGCCCGTGCCCGGCGGCCCGACCAGCAGCACCCCTTTGGGGATGCGCGCGCCCAGGTCGTTGAATTTCTTGGGATGCTTCAGAAACTCGACCACTTCCTCGAGCTCCTGCTTGGCCTCGTCGGCGCCGGCGACGTCGGCGAAGGTCACCTTCACCTTATCCTCGCCGTGCAGCTTGGCGCGGCTCTTGCCGAACGACATCACCCGGTTGCCGCCGCCCTGGGTCTGCTGCATGATGAAGAACCAGACCCCGATCAGCAACAGCATCGGCAGCACGGACGAGAAAATAGTCGTCCACCACGGCGGCTGCGGCGGCTGTTCGGCCTTGATATCGACATTCTTCTCCCGCAGGGAGCCGATCAGCGTCGGATCGTTGGGAGTAACCGTGGTAAACTCCGTGCCGTCTTTGAGTTTGCCGCGGACGGTGTTCTCCACTATCGTCACGCGCTCCACCTTTTGTTCTTCGACACTGCGCAAGAACTGGGTGTAACTGATTTCCGTCTTGGTGGTGGTGCGCGAGGAGTAGTAGTCGATTATCGATATGGCGATGATGATGATGAGCAGATAGAAACTGACATTACGGAAAAACTTGTTCAACAACTTAACCCCCTTTCACTGGAGCTGAAGCGAAAAAAGCGATTGTATTCATAGGAGATAATTATATCACAAATAAACTCCAGTGACAATCCAACTCCTGCCTGCGGCCGCAGCCGTCATTATATCCTATGCGCCGCCTAGCTGCCGTAGGCCTCGGGCTTGAGCACGCCCACATACGGCAGGTTGCGGTACTTCTCCGCGAAATCCAGGCCGTAGCCGACCACAAAATCGTCGGGGATGGTGAAGCCGTTGTAATCCACCGGCACATCGACCTTGCGGCGGGAAGGCTTGCTCAGCAGCGTGCAGATCTTCACGCTCGCCGGCTTGCGCGACTTCAGATTCTCGAACAGGTACTTGAGAGTCAGGCCCGAATCGATGATATCCTCGACAATCAGCAGATGCCTGCCAGCCACGTCCTCGTCCAGGTCCTTGACGATCTTCACGACGCCGCTGGAGCTGGTCGAAGCCCCGTAGCTCGACACGGCCATGAAATCGATCGTCACCGGGCGGCTGATGGCCCGCGCCAGGTCGGCCATGAAAATCACCGCGCCGCGCAGTACACCGACCATGAGAATATCCTTGCCGGCATAATCGGCGCTGATCGCCTCGCCCAGTTCCTTGATCCTGGCCGCCAGGGCCTCGGTGCTCACAAGCACCTCTTTTATGTCCTTATCCTGATTCACGTCAGTCCTCCTGTTGTTCGATGATGAGTTCGAGAAATGTTCCTGTCTGTCGCCCCGGCCGGCCGCGCTTACCCAGGCGCACCCCGCCCAGCCAGATGATCCCCTGTCCGTCGGTGAACACCGGGATGCTGCCCCGCAGATGCCGCGGCACCTTGGCATCGATGAGGAATTCCTTCACCTTCTTGCCGTCCGGCCGGAAGCGATCCCCCGCCTGGCGGGTGCGGACACGGATCGGCGGCGTCAGTTCCTCCCAGGCGAACACCGCCCTGTGCGGCCCGTCGCCCATCGGCGGCTCCGCCGACAGCCTCGCCGTCACCGTCATGCCCAGCGCGGGCAGCGGCGTCGTCCCCGGCACGGTCAGCGCGATCCCCGGCGGCCCGATAGGCGGCGCCGCCGGCAAAGGCGCGGCCGCGAAAACCAGCCGGCCGTATTCCCGGCGGACGGTAAGCCCGCCCGGCAGTTCGACCGCATTGCCGGTCGTTCCCGCTAAAGCTAATTCTAATAATTTTTCCACATGGAAAAAGCTTATTCCTTTTAAATCGCCGCGATTTTTTGCCACCACCTGGCGGAGAAGCTCCCGGCGCAGTGCGACAGGCAGCGCCCCCAGCGCCTCGCAGTCGACCGTCAGCCCGTCCCCCTCGCCGCTCACCACCTCAGGCCACGCCGCCAAAGCCGCGGCGGCCACGAAATCGTGCTCGTCGCCGACCAGCTCGGCGGTGCGGCACAGCGTAGCCGCGATATTGGCGTTGAACACCGCCGCCAGCCTAGGCATAAGCTCCAGGCGGAGATAATTGCGCAGATACTCGGTCGAAAAATTGGAACTGTCCGTCCGCGGCATAAGCCCGTTTGCGCGGCAGTACGCCTCGATCTCCTCCCGCTCCACGGCCAGCAGCGGCCTGATCACGCCGCCGGCCGCCGGCTTCATGCCGCCCAGCCCGGCGCCGCCCGCCCCGCGGAAAAGGTTCAGCAGCACCGTCTCGGCCTGGTCGTCGCGGTGGTGGCCGGTGGCGATCAGCGCCCCGCCCAGTTTCGCCGCCGTCTCCCGCAGGAATCTGTAGCGCAGCACGCGGGCCGCATCCTCCAGCGAGCGGCCCTCGGCGGCGGCGAAAGCGGCGGCGTCAACTTCGGTATCGTAAAAAGGCAGTCCCAGCGCGCCCGCGAACTCGCGGACGAAAACGGCGTCGGCGTCCGATTCCGCCCCCCGCAGCAAATGGTTGACATGGGCCACCGCCAGGAAAAAGCCGTATTCCTCCCTCAGCGCATGCAGCGCCTGGACAAGGGCCAGCGAATCCGCCCCGCCCGAACAGGCGGCCAGCACCCTGTCGCCCGCTCCCGGAACGCCGTGGCGCCCGATCCATTCCCTAACCGCGGTCAGCATTGGCCTATCCCTTTCTTCAAGCCGTTGGCTAGCAAAAGCCGGTAAACGGTCACACTCACGAAAATGCCGAAAGCGATCGCGCCGGCGGTCAGCAGCGTCTGCACCGCCATCTCCGTCGCCGGCCCGTACCGGCCCTCAACCACATAACGCATCGTCGTATACGCCTCCCGCCCGGGCACGAGCGGAAAGAATCCGGGGATGATAAAAATCGTCGCCGGCTGGCGCAGCCGCCTCGCCAGCGCCTCGGCCGCCGCCCCCAGGGCGATGCCGCCGAAGAAATTCGCCGCCACCGCGTTCGTGCCCGACGCGATCAGCAGCACCATCACCAGCCACGCCAGCGTAGCGTTGAGCGCCCCGTAAAGCAGCAGATTGCGCGGGATGCGGTACAAAATACCCACCGCCGTTCCCATCACGAACACCGCCGCGATCTTCATCATCATCGCCGTCACCTCACATCACCGCCAGCACGATAACCACGCCCATCGCCACCGCCACCGCCGTCATCGCCGCCTCCAGGCCGAGCGACACCCCGCTCAGCAGATCGCCCGCTATCACGTCGCGGATGGCGTTGGTGATCGCCATCCCCGGCACCAGCGGCATGATGCCGCCCACCACGATGACATCGCGGTTCAGCCAGGGCCAGAGATAAACAGCCAGGCTGCCGAGCATGGCCGCCGCCAGCGCCCCGAGAAACTCGAACGTGAACTGCACCCCGTGCAGGCGCGAAACAACATGGGCAATATACCGCACCGTCATCGCCGTCAGCAGCGCGGCCGCCATCTCGCCCGACCCGCCGTCCTGCAGCACGGCGAAACTGCCGCCCACCAGACCGGAGGCGACCATCGACGGCACGAGCGAAAAGCCCGTCCGCTCCTTGGCGATGCGGTCCAAAAGCGCCAGCGCCCCGGCGTAATCGATCCGGCCGTCGGCCAGGCGGCGCGACAGCTCGTTAACCTTCGCGATGCGGTCGAGATTGATCGTCCGGCCCTTGATCCGCCGCATCGTCGTCAGCGGCCGGCCGGAAAAATCGGTCACAGTCAGAAAAACCCCCGTCGGGATGACGAAGCACTCCGCCTTATCGGCGCCGCAGGCGCGGGCGATATGGTACATCGTCTCCTCCACCCGCGAAGTCTCGGCCCCGTTGCGCAGCAGCACCTCGCCGGCCAGCACGGCCAGCCTGACAATATCCTCGAGCGGCACGTCCTTCACAGGTTCACGCCCTTCCGATTCTTTGCCTTGGCTACATTCTCCCGCCGTCCGCCGTTTTCCTGCAATATCGCCGACCGCGGCTCTTTTGCCGCTCCCCCATAGTATCGGCCGCGCAAAAACCCCCTATGCGGGCGGAAAACCGCGCACAGGGGGTTCGATAACCGTGCAAAACCCGATTACCAGCCGTGGCAAACCTTCTTGATGGCGTGATACGCTTTCTTGCCGCCCTTGTAAAGCTCCTTGCCGGCATATTTGCCGCCGTGATAAGCCATCTGGTCGACCATTGCGAACTGGCTGCCGGAAGTGTCGTACCAGAACTCGTTTTCGACGGCATTTTTCGCACCGTTGTAATTATACTCCACAAATTCCTCCCCAAATTCGCGGGTTAGCTTCCACGCCTCCTTGAAAAAGCCGCTGCCGCCAGCCACCTTGTCGAGGTCCGCGTCGCTCAGCGCCGGAGGCCGGAAGGGGATTACAACATACAACGGGTTATCGGTCTGCTCAAACACCGCAACCTTGAAATTCGCCGGGAATTTGACCCCCAGCGCGGCTGAGGCCGTCGCCCGCGGATCGGCCAGCAGGGCCTGCTTGAAGGCCGGATCATGCCAGGCTTTTGCCGCCAGCAACCCGCGCGGCGTCGTGCGCTGCGATTCCGGGAGATGATCGGGATCGACCAATACCATATTGACCGAATCGGCGGTGTCTTCCAGCACCCGAACCTCGGTGCCTGCCGGCAGCTCCACGCCGAACTCGCGGGCGATCACCCCGCCGGGATCGCGTTTCAGTTCCCCCAGATAAGCTGGATTCTTCCACGCCTCACGGATAACCGCCGCGCTCTTCTCCTCGATATGCGCGTTTTCCATGTCCTCGACCACCCTTCGCCGCAAACGTTCTGAGAAAATTATAACTCTAGGCTATTTTTACGTCAAATAATTTCTGCCGCAATACGTCAAAAACCGTGGCCCGCGGTTTGCCCCGCGGCCACGGCCAATCTTCGTCGCTATTTACCCTCATTGCTCAAGCCCCGGCTTCTCCGTCACCCGCGCCACCAGCACCGTCATGTCGTCGCGCCGGTTCGCCCCCGAAAGCGCCACAGCCTCCTGCAGGATGCGCTCCGCCAGCTCCTGGGGGTCGCCGTCCGGCAGCCGCCGCAGGAAGTTCGCCACCCAGGCCTCCCGTTCCAGGCCGCGGCCGGGCACCTCCACAACCCCGTCGCTCACCATCACGATAATATCGCCCGGCGCCAGCAGCCACCTCACCGGCTCGATCTCCACCTGCTGCATTATCCCCACAGGCAGCGACGACGACTTGACCGTCGCCACCTCCCGCACCCTTTTCACGAAACTGGGGGCCGCCCCCACCTTCAAAAACTCCGCCTCGCCGCCGGCGGTATCGATCACCGCCATATCCACCGTCGTAAAGCTCTCCTCCGGCAGCTTCAACAGCAGCAGCGAATTTACCGTCTTCACCGCCACATCCACCGCAAACCCGGCCGTCAAC
This DNA window, taken from Sporomusaceae bacterium, encodes the following:
- a CDS encoding thioesterase family protein, with protein sequence MGNALTVGAAGEAAVTVTADNTAERFGNKGAAVFATPLLVALMEQAAIAALKPYLADGEGSVGTRVEISHLAATPVGMTVRARAELVELAGKKLTFAVEAFDDREKVGEGRHERYIIDNAKFMARVATKK
- a CDS encoding threonine/serine exporter family protein, with the protein product MKDVPLEDIVRLAVLAGEVLLRNGAETSRVEETMYHIARACGADKAECFVIPTGVFLTVTDFSGRPLTTMRRIKGRTINLDRIAKVNELSRRLADGRIDYAGALALLDRIAKERTGFSLVPSMVASGLVGGSFAVLQDGGSGEMAAALLTAMTVRYIAHVVSRLHGVQFTFEFLGALAAAMLGSLAVYLWPWLNRDVIVVGGIMPLVPGMAITNAIRDVIAGDLLSGVSLGLEAAMTAVAVAMGVVIVLAVM
- the tilS gene encoding tRNA lysidine(34) synthetase TilS, with product MLTAVREWIGRHGVPGAGDRVLAACSGGADSLALVQALHALREEYGFFLAVAHVNHLLRGAESDADAVFVREFAGALGLPFYDTEVDAAAFAAAEGRSLEDAARVLRYRFLRETAAKLGGALIATGHHRDDQAETVLLNLFRGAGGAGLGGMKPAAGGVIRPLLAVEREEIEAYCRANGLMPRTDSSNFSTEYLRNYLRLELMPRLAAVFNANIAATLCRTAELVGDEHDFVAAAALAAWPEVVSGEGDGLTVDCEALGALPVALRRELLRQVVAKNRGDLKGISFFHVEKLLELALAGTTGNAVELPGGLTVRREYGRLVFAAAPLPAAPPIGPPGIALTVPGTTPLPALGMTVTARLSAEPPMGDGPHRAVFAWEELTPPIRVRTRQAGDRFRPDGKKVKEFLIDAKVPRHLRGSIPVFTDGQGIIWLGGVRLGKRGRPGRQTGTFLELIIEQQED
- a CDS encoding NHLP leader peptide family RiPP precursor; this encodes MRRRVVEDMENAHIEEKSAAVIREAWKNPAYLGELKRDPGGVIAREFGVELPAGTEVRVLEDTADSVNMVLVDPDHLPESQRTTPRGLLAAKAWHDPAFKQALLADPRATASAALGVKFPANFKVAVFEQTDNPLYVVIPFRPPALSDADLDKVAGGSGFFKEAWKLTREFGEEFVEYNYNGAKNAVENEFWYDTSGSQFAMVDQMAYHGGKYAGKELYKGGKKAYHAIKKVCHGW
- the hpt gene encoding hypoxanthine phosphoribosyltransferase, which encodes MNQDKDIKEVLVSTEALAARIKELGEAISADYAGKDILMVGVLRGAVIFMADLARAISRPVTIDFMAVSSYGASTSSSGVVKIVKDLDEDVAGRHLLIVEDIIDSGLTLKYLFENLKSRKPASVKICTLLSKPSRRKVDVPVDYNGFTIPDDFVVGYGLDFAEKYRNLPYVGVLKPEAYGS
- the ftsH gene encoding ATP-dependent zinc metalloprotease FtsH, whose translation is MNKFFRNVSFYLLIIIIAISIIDYYSSRTTTKTEISYTQFLRSVEEQKVERVTIVENTVRGKLKDGTEFTTVTPNDPTLIGSLREKNVDIKAEQPPQPPWWTTIFSSVLPMLLLIGVWFFIMQQTQGGGNRVMSFGKSRAKLHGEDKVKVTFADVAGADEAKQELEEVVEFLKHPKKFNDLGARIPKGVLLVGPPGTGKTLLARAVAGESGVPFFSISGSDFVEMFVGVGASRVRDLFEQAKKNAPCIVFIDEIDAVGRQRGAGLGGGHDEREQTLNQLLVEMDGFGVNEGIIIIAATNRPDILDPALLRPGRFDRQVVVDRPDVKGRQEILKVHTKGKPLAKDVSLEVLARRTPGFTGADLSNLINEAALLAARRNKKRIDMPELEESVERVVAGPERKSKVISDKEKKLTAYHEAGHALVGMMLTHTDPVHKVSIIPRGRAGGYTLMLPKEDRYYATRSELLDQLKTLLGGRVAEALVLNEISTGAQNDLERATELVRKMITEYGMSEVLGPITFGRRQDQQVFLGRDIARDRNYSEEVAYSIDKEVRRLIEDAYAKTEEMLKTNMDKLHIVADALIERETLEGSELQQLLDNGKIEEKEKPAEDQPQAAPVNATPTPADEPGPKVVYTFRRGDDEVWGTR
- a CDS encoding threonine/serine exporter family protein, whose translation is MMMKIAAVFVMGTAVGILYRIPRNLLLYGALNATLAWLVMVLLIASGTNAVAANFFGGIALGAAAEALARRLRQPATIFIIPGFFPLVPGREAYTTMRYVVEGRYGPATEMAVQTLLTAGAIAFGIFVSVTVYRLLLANGLKKGIGQC